Part of the Paenibacillus sp. JNUCC32 genome is shown below.
AGCATCTGGATCAGATGCCGAATTACAAGAAGTTTCTTGATGATCATCCGGAGGTAAAGGCCGCTATACTGTCTCCCGAGGGAAAAAATTATTTTATGCCGTTGTACGGACTTGAGCAGCAATCCAGGCGTTCCTGGCTTTACCGGGACGATATATTCAAGAAACACAATCTGACGCCGCCCACGACTTACGACGAACTGTATACCGTTGCGAAAAAGTTGAAGGAACTGTACCCGGACAGCTTCCCGATTGCCGTGTTCAACGGATTGAGCCCGCTGGTTAATATGGCACCTGCGTTTAATACCAACAGCAGCTATTATTACGATTTCGAGAAGAACGAATGGCGCTACGGACCGACAGAAGACAACTACAAGAAAATGGTCGAATATATGAATAAATTTTACGCGGAGGGCTTGGTTGCGCCTGACTTCATGGCACATAAACGCAAGCAATTTAACGATCTGCTGCTTCAGAACAAATCGTTTATCGCCAGCGACTACATCGGCATCATGGATGAGCTGCCGTTGATGCTGGGGGATGCATCGTCTGAGTTCAGTCTTGATTACATGGTTCCGCCTATCGGCACGCCGGATGGCAAGTCCCATAACGTGTTTGCCGGATTACAGAGTGACGGCTTTGCCGTAGCGTCAAATTCCAAAGAGCGGGATCGACTGCTGCAGTACCTTGATTTCCTGTTCTCCCCCGAAGGGATTGAGCTGGCAACCTGGGGCAGGGAAGGCGAGACGTTCACGACGGAGAACGGGGTTCGCACGTTCAACGATGATTACAAAGAGTTTGGCGACTTAAGAACCAAAACGGGAATCGCGACGATCGGCGCTCACATAGTATTGGACATGACCGCATACGAGTCCATGTATTCACCAAAAATGCGGGAAGCGATGAAAATCGCACCAGACCATGAAACGATGCCGCAGCCAAGGCTTGCGTATACGAATGAAGAGAATGAAGTGCTGAGCATGGTCGGTGAAACCGTGAAGAAATTCCATGAGGAGCAGATTGCGAAATTCATTTTGGGACAGAAACCGATGGATGAATGGGACACTTACGTGCAAGAAGTGAACAAACTTGGCGTGCAGCAGGTGCTGGATGTTCATCAAAGCGCTTATGAACGGACGCAGAAATTCCTGAACGAAGCCAAGTAATTTAACCTGAACGCCATGCAGCCAGAGGAACCGGGCGGCTCTCTTTTTCGGATCGGCTCTTCGGATGCTCGTTATGCCTGGTTCCGGCCCGCAGGGGGTGCCGCTTATGGATACCGCATGGATTTCGCTGCTAAAGGAGGATACGTTTTTTGCAAGCACGGCATTCGAGTTTCTTGACCAAAGTGAAGCGGGATAAATACCTGCTGCTGCTGCTTCTTCCCTGTGCTCTGTATTACATCATTTTTAAATATGTTCCCATATTCGGCGTTTCGATCGCCTTCATGGACTACAACTTGTTTAAGGGAATCGCGGAGAGCGATTGGGTGGGGTTCAAATATTTCAGCATGTTTTTTAATACGCCCGACTTCTGGCCTGTTCTCCGGAATACATTTCTGCTGGGGTTGTATAAGCTGATTTTCGGCTTTCCCGCGCCCATCATACTTGCGTTGCTCATTAATGAAGTGAGCAAATCTTTCTTGAAGCGGTTTGTCCAGACGGTCAGTTATCTTCCGCATTTCATATCCAACGTGGTTGTCGCGGGGATCGCGGTCATGTTTCTGTCGCCTACAGGCGGGGTGGTCAACCAGCTGCTGAATGCCATTGGGCTTGAACGGATCAACTTTCTGGTGGAAGCCTCCTGGTTCAGGTCGATTTATGTGACGACGGACGTATGGCAGCATATTGGATGGGGGACCATTATCTATTTGGCCGCATTGACGGCCATCGATCCGCAGCTCTATGAAGCGGCGCGCATGGACGGAGCGAACCGGTGGAGACAGACGCTGAACATTACGCTGCCCGGCATCGCCCCGGCGATTGTGATCATCCTGATACTCGACATCGGAAAAATATTGGAGATCGGCTTTGAGAAGGTATACCTGCTTGCGACTCCCGCTACTTACGAGACGGCCGATATCATATCTACTTACGTATACAGAGTAGGCTTAACGCAAGGCAACTACAGCTATGCAACGGCGATCGATCTGTTTACCGGCATCATCAGCTTTATTTTCATTATCGCGGCAAATGCGTTCAGCCGGCGAGTCAGCGGAAGCAGCATTTGGTAGAGGAGGAACGTGATGAAACCGAAATGGAATTGGTTTGATGCCCTGAATGCCTTGATATTGACTGGGGTCGTAGGGGCGTGTTTATACCCGTTTGTCTACATGCTGGCCGTGTCCCTCAGCGATTCCGCCTCCATTGCCTCGGGGGAGGTCTGGCTGTGGCCGAAGGGCTTCAACCTGGATATGTATCAGTATGTGTTCGAGGACGGACGGGTGCTGAAAGGATACAAGAATACGCTGATATATGTCGTTCTCGGTACGGCGATTTCCTTGTTGGTGACGGCGCTGGGGGCCTATTCGCTGTCCAAGGCCAAGCTGGTCATGGGTAAACCGATATTGATGCTGATCGTGTTTACGATGTTTTTCAACGGAGGCATGATTCCGACGTTTCTGGTCGTGAAGGAGCTGGGCTTTGTCAACACCATATGGGGCATGGTGCTCCCAGGAGCCGTAGCCACCTGGAATCTGCTGATAATGCGGACTTTCTTCATGGGGATGCCCCAAGAGCTTGAAGAATCCGGCAAAATCGACGGTCTGTCCGAGATCGGAATTTTCTTTCGAATTGTGCTTCCGCTTTCCAAGCCGGTGCTTGCCACCATCGGATTGTATTATGCGGTGGGGATGTGGAATAACTTCATGGGTCCGCTGCTGTATTTGCGGGATGCCGATATGCAGCCGCTGCAGGTGATATTAAGAAACATCGTGCTGTCGGGCCAATTGACGGGAACGGATGGGCCTGTTGTAGGCGATATCGTGGTGGTGGAGGATGGTCTGAAGTTCGCTACCATCATGGTGTCCACCCTGCCGATCCTGCTGGTTTACCCGTTTATCCAGAAATATTTCGTAAAAGGAGCTTTGATCGGCTCCGTCAAAGGTTAAGCGGCCGGCCGCTCACCTGACTTACCGGATCCAGTTGGTTTTCCGGTAATCGCCTGGTGTTTGGCCGGTTATTTTTTTGAACATGCGGATAAAGGAAGTGACGTTGCGGTAGCCGATCCGGTTGCCTACTTCCTGAATCGGCATGTTCGTCGTCTCCAGAAGCTCTTTTGCTTTTGTTATCCGGATGGCATTCAATTGATCGCTGAAGTTGCTCCCCGTCTTCTCTTTAATATACCCGGACAGATAGGTGGGTGACATGTTGAGTTTATAAGCGAGCTGCTCGAGCGATATTTCTTCGTTGTAATGGGACTCCAGGTACTGAATGACATATTGGATGATATCGTAATGCTCCTCCCGTTTCCGGCGGATTGCTTGGGTTGCATGGGCGAGCTCGCCCAGAAGGACTTCCCGGTATTGGGCGGGAGTTACGCTGTACGCAAGCATATCGGCATAATCCGGAAGCACGTCGGTATTGATCTTCAGCAGTTCGACGGTTCTTCTCATGCGGACCGAGACCGATTTGGCAAAATGGCTCAGCTGATCCGCCGTAGCCTCCTGCCGCTGCAACCGTTCCAATGCCCGATCGATCAGCATTTGGCAGCTGCTCTCGTTGCCCGCCTGCAAATTCACGTAAAACTCGTGTTCCTGCTCGGCGGTGAAGCCCGTTGCATCGCCGCGGAGTTCCTTCTCCCAGATAATCTGGGTTTCCTCAAGCGGCCGGGCTTGAAGCAGGAGCGACATGGCTTCCGCATAGGCTTGATCGAACTCCGAGGTCTGCTGGAAGACGGATGAAACCGCGATATTCACGAGATAGGCGCTTTGATCGTGATCAAATATCCGTTTGAGCTGGCTGAGGCTCTGCTGCAGCGTGTCTGATTTTTCCTGCGTGTACACGATGGATAAGATTTGTTTGCCCTCCATCTGAAGGGTGTGCGACAAGGGAAAGGCCTCTTGGATCTGCAGCGTGATAATGTCCTTGATTTTGCCGGTTGCCCGTGTCATCAAGGCATCGAGCTTTAGAGTCGGGTTATGACGGTACCTCAATTGATAGACGATGACCATGAATGCTCCTTCGCCGACCCAAAGTTCTTTGGAAGCGGCGGTATCGATGGCAATGTTCTTGAACTGTGCCAAATAATGATAGCTGGTTAAGAGCGGTTTGGTTTGGTCCATCCATTCCTTGATCATCTTGCGCTCGTGCTGCAATCCCTTCAGATGGTTGGAAATGGCGCTGAATTCGGCGATGCTTCCTTGATACAGCTCCATCTCCGTTTGGCCCAGTCCCGTCACCATTCTCTTCAGCGGTTGGTTGATATTGCGAGAGAAGACCCACGATGCCAACGTGCCTATTAGCAGGGTGGCGGCAAATAACAGCACGGCAATCCAGTTCATGCGGCTGATGCTTTGATTAAGTTCGTTGTGCGGAATGATGGAGATATAGGTAAGACCGGAGCGTGCCCCTTTTTCGAAAAAATAGTACGATCCCTTCTCCATGATCCAATCCGACTGGCCGTCCCATTCCGGCAGCGGCTGGGAAGCCGTGTCCGGCGAGGATTCATACAGTTTCGTTCCCTTCGGGTCCAACAGCACGAAACGGGAACCGGCCATTCCTTTATAGGATTCATACCAGCTTTTCATATTTACGAAAGCTATGATTTGCCAGGGGCTTCCTTGCACATCAGCGACTAACGGCAGCAGCTGCACCTCGCTCTTCTCGGTCCCGATGGAGAAGGCGCTGCTGGGAAGCATTTGCATAAACCCATTGGCGGGCACTGTCTTTTTCCAGAACTCGTACGGATAGGAATTGCTGATGTAATAATGCTTGAACATGCGGTCATCGTTAACGATGCCGTCCCGTTCAAGCAGGAAGGCATGATTCCGGTAGTAGATCATGACATTATTCAAGTGATAGTATGGCTGGCTGACCAGGGTCCG
Proteins encoded:
- a CDS encoding extracellular solute-binding protein, translated to MKIWNRKLGLAALAAVMTGALLSGCSKDNAANEGNHESADTGKEITLEMMTFSHTNWPYKENWPIYKYLKEETGISFKVQPVMSDYTTTMNLAISSGEIPDLMMVNSLNAANTHGASGAFVDYFEHLDQMPNYKKFLDDHPEVKAAILSPEGKNYFMPLYGLEQQSRRSWLYRDDIFKKHNLTPPTTYDELYTVAKKLKELYPDSFPIAVFNGLSPLVNMAPAFNTNSSYYYDFEKNEWRYGPTEDNYKKMVEYMNKFYAEGLVAPDFMAHKRKQFNDLLLQNKSFIASDYIGIMDELPLMLGDASSEFSLDYMVPPIGTPDGKSHNVFAGLQSDGFAVASNSKERDRLLQYLDFLFSPEGIELATWGREGETFTTENGVRTFNDDYKEFGDLRTKTGIATIGAHIVLDMTAYESMYSPKMREAMKIAPDHETMPQPRLAYTNEENEVLSMVGETVKKFHEEQIAKFILGQKPMDEWDTYVQEVNKLGVQQVLDVHQSAYERTQKFLNEAK
- a CDS encoding ABC transporter permease; the encoded protein is MQARHSSFLTKVKRDKYLLLLLLPCALYYIIFKYVPIFGVSIAFMDYNLFKGIAESDWVGFKYFSMFFNTPDFWPVLRNTFLLGLYKLIFGFPAPIILALLINEVSKSFLKRFVQTVSYLPHFISNVVVAGIAVMFLSPTGGVVNQLLNAIGLERINFLVEASWFRSIYVTTDVWQHIGWGTIIYLAALTAIDPQLYEAARMDGANRWRQTLNITLPGIAPAIVIILILDIGKILEIGFEKVYLLATPATYETADIISTYVYRVGLTQGNYSYATAIDLFTGIISFIFIIAANAFSRRVSGSSIW
- a CDS encoding carbohydrate ABC transporter permease, producing the protein MKPKWNWFDALNALILTGVVGACLYPFVYMLAVSLSDSASIASGEVWLWPKGFNLDMYQYVFEDGRVLKGYKNTLIYVVLGTAISLLVTALGAYSLSKAKLVMGKPILMLIVFTMFFNGGMIPTFLVVKELGFVNTIWGMVLPGAVATWNLLIMRTFFMGMPQELEESGKIDGLSEIGIFFRIVLPLSKPVLATIGLYYAVGMWNNFMGPLLYLRDADMQPLQVILRNIVLSGQLTGTDGPVVGDIVVVEDGLKFATIMVSTLPILLVYPFIQKYFVKGALIGSVKG
- a CDS encoding helix-turn-helix domain-containing protein, with amino-acid sequence MKWLKSFFPLHSLFVKMLVYFLVVIILLSSYNLWSMTFYSRNVNNEIVKYNLTLIRNTVDNFEKQYSTWKSLLLNLQHNEFVGNISRQADAGGKKGIDYLQVEMVTDQIRTLVSQPYYHLNNVMIYYRNHAFLLERDGIVNDDRMFKHYYISNSYPYEFWKKTVPANGFMQMLPSSAFSIGTEKSEVQLLPLVADVQGSPWQIIAFVNMKSWYESYKGMAGSRFVLLDPKGTKLYESSPDTASQPLPEWDGQSDWIMEKGSYYFFEKGARSGLTYISIIPHNELNQSISRMNWIAVLLFAATLLIGTLASWVFSRNINQPLKRMVTGLGQTEMELYQGSIAEFSAISNHLKGLQHERKMIKEWMDQTKPLLTSYHYLAQFKNIAIDTAASKELWVGEGAFMVIVYQLRYRHNPTLKLDALMTRATGKIKDIITLQIQEAFPLSHTLQMEGKQILSIVYTQEKSDTLQQSLSQLKRIFDHDQSAYLVNIAVSSVFQQTSEFDQAYAEAMSLLLQARPLEETQIIWEKELRGDATGFTAEQEHEFYVNLQAGNESSCQMLIDRALERLQRQEATADQLSHFAKSVSVRMRRTVELLKINTDVLPDYADMLAYSVTPAQYREVLLGELAHATQAIRRKREEHYDIIQYVIQYLESHYNEEISLEQLAYKLNMSPTYLSGYIKEKTGSNFSDQLNAIRITKAKELLETTNMPIQEVGNRIGYRNVTSFIRMFKKITGQTPGDYRKTNWIR